Proteins encoded in a region of the Manis javanica isolate MJ-LG chromosome 15, MJ_LKY, whole genome shotgun sequence genome:
- the PIK3IP1 gene encoding phosphoinositide-3-kinase-interacting protein 1 isoform X1, with amino-acid sequence MLLAWVQTFLISNMLLLEAYGSGGCFWDKGHLYRADQSAPAPGFRCLNWLDAQGGPGSALQAGVRNHSYCRNPDQDPRGPWCYISGEAGAPEKRTCEDLRCPETTSQVSPTSTETEEVSEVPGGDEVQVHGPANALPARSEAAAVQPVIGISQRVRVNSKEKKDLGTLGYVLGITMMGIIIVIGAGIVLGYTYKRGKELKEQHEQHVYEREMQRITLPLSAFTNPTCEIVDEKTVVVHSSQMPVHLQEGSAPLMDQAGTPGA; translated from the exons ATGCTGTTGGCCTGGGTGCAAACATTCCTCATCAGCAACATGCTCCTATTGGAAGCCTATGGATCTGGAG GCTGCTTCTGGGACAAGGGCCACCTGTACCGGGCGGACCAATCCGCCCCTGCCCCAGGCTTCCGCTGCCTCAACTGGCTGGACGCACAGGGCGGCCCGGGGTCTGCCCTCCAGGCTG gcGTCCGCAACCACAGCTACTGCCGGAACCCAGACCAGGATCCGCGCGGGCCCTGGTGCTACATCAGCGGCGAGGCAGGCGCGCCGGAGAAGCGGACTTGCGAGGACCTGCGGTGCCCAG AGACCACCTCCCAAGTCTCCCCAACCTCAACAGAAACCGAGGAGGTGTCTGAAGTGCCAGGTGGAGATGAGGTGCAGGTACATGGTCCTGCCAATGCCCTGCCTGCCAGGAGCGAGGCAGCAGCTGTGCAGCCAGTGATTGGGATCAGCCAGCGGGTGCGGGTGAACTCCAAGGAGAAAAAGGACCTGGGAACCCTGG GCTATGTGCTGGGCATCACCATGATGGGGATTATCATCGTCATCGGAGCTGGCATTGTCTTGGGCTACACCTACAAGAG GGGGAAGGAACTGAAAGAGCAGCACGAGCAGCACGTGTATGAGAGGGAGATGCAGAGAATCACCCTGCCCTTGTCTGCTTTCACCAACCCCACCTGTGAGATTGTGGATGAGAAGACTGTTGTGGTCCACAGCAGCCAGATGCCAGTCCACCTTCAGGAGGGCAGTGCCCCGCTCATGGACCAGGCAGGCACTCCTGGGGCCTGA
- the PIK3IP1 gene encoding phosphoinositide-3-kinase-interacting protein 1 isoform X2: MLLAWVQTFLISNMLLLEAYGSGGCFWDKGHLYRADQSAPAPGFRCLNWLDAQGGPGSALQAGVRNHSYCRNPDQDPRGPWCYISGEAGAPEKRTCEDLRCPETTSQVSPTSTETEEVSEVPGGDEVQVHGPANALPARSEAAAVQPVIGISQRVRVNSKEKKDLGTLGYVLGITMMGIIIVIGAGIVLGYTYKRWHPALQRGLQSIPAIHRTRG, translated from the exons ATGCTGTTGGCCTGGGTGCAAACATTCCTCATCAGCAACATGCTCCTATTGGAAGCCTATGGATCTGGAG GCTGCTTCTGGGACAAGGGCCACCTGTACCGGGCGGACCAATCCGCCCCTGCCCCAGGCTTCCGCTGCCTCAACTGGCTGGACGCACAGGGCGGCCCGGGGTCTGCCCTCCAGGCTG gcGTCCGCAACCACAGCTACTGCCGGAACCCAGACCAGGATCCGCGCGGGCCCTGGTGCTACATCAGCGGCGAGGCAGGCGCGCCGGAGAAGCGGACTTGCGAGGACCTGCGGTGCCCAG AGACCACCTCCCAAGTCTCCCCAACCTCAACAGAAACCGAGGAGGTGTCTGAAGTGCCAGGTGGAGATGAGGTGCAGGTACATGGTCCTGCCAATGCCCTGCCTGCCAGGAGCGAGGCAGCAGCTGTGCAGCCAGTGATTGGGATCAGCCAGCGGGTGCGGGTGAACTCCAAGGAGAAAAAGGACCTGGGAACCCTGG GCTATGTGCTGGGCATCACCATGATGGGGATTATCATCGTCATCGGAGCTGGCATTGTCTTGGGCTACACCTACAAGAG GTggcacccagccctgcagagagGACTCCAGAGCATCCCGGCTATACACCGAACTAGAGGGTAG